The proteins below come from a single Triticum aestivum cultivar Chinese Spring chromosome 5D, IWGSC CS RefSeq v2.1, whole genome shotgun sequence genomic window:
- the LOC123119765 gene encoding DNA-directed RNA polymerases II, IV and V subunit 9B, translating into MSAMKFCRECNNILYPKEDRDQKVLLFACRNCDHQEVADNNCVYRNVVHHSAGEFTQVLQDVAGDPTLPRTKEVRCAVCGHGEAVFFQATARGEEGMTLFFVCCNPSCGHRWRE; encoded by the exons ATGAGTGCCATGAAGTTTTGCCGTGAATG CAACAACATCTTGTATCCCAAGGAGGACCGGGACCAGAAGGTGCTCCTCTTCGCCTGCAGGAACTGCGACCACCAG GAGGTTGCAGACAACAACTGTGTCTACCGCAACGTGGTGCACCACAGCGCTGGAGAGTTCACCCAGGTGCTCCAGGACGTCGCCGGCGACCCAACACTTCCCCGCACCAAGGAAGTCCGGTGCGCCGTCTGTGGTCACGGCGAAGCTGTCTTCTTCCAG GCCACCGCGAGAGGTGAGGAGGGGATGACGCTCTTCTTCGTCTGCTGCAACCCGAGCTGCGGTCATCGGTGGAGAGAATGA